TCTTCGACCCGCTCTTCCCGCACCACAGACTGGGTCTTGGCCTTCTCGGCAAGGCGGTTTATCTCCTGATTCCTGGATGAGATCTCCACCTTGTCGTAGCTGTCGCCCTGGTCCTTCCTCTGATTTACAGAAACATCTTTCTGCTGCGGCTTTACCTGGGCGGTCTTTACGAGACTGTCAAGCAGGTCGGGTTTATTGCCATTTTGGATCTTCATGGTCCACCTCCTCTATCGCTTACCGGTATTATCGCCGCTTCCAGGAATTACTTTAGTATTTTCCCTGTCCGAATATTTCATAAGCATCTCCTTGATCCCGACGCCTTTTTCCGCAAGAAAATCGGCGACTTTCTCATACACGATGGCCATGTATGTTTCCTCTGCATAGCCCTTCTTAGACATTTTCGTCGTTTTCTCCAAATGCTTTATCATGCTGTAGAGCATAAAGGATTCAAAGTTCTGACAGACCTTTTCCCTGTCCGCCTCCGAAGAACCTGACAAATTGCGTTCCATCGTGCCGCCTCCCATCGAGATAGCAGGTTGTAGACCCATCATTGCCGATTTAACACTATCAGACATGTAGAGCTTCCTCCTAAATGACCTCAAGGTCCGCGTGAAGAGCCCCGGAAGCCTTGATGGTCTGCAGTATCGTTATAACGTCGCGCGTCGATATCCCCGTGGCGTTGAGCGCATTGACAAGTTCCCGTATGGAAATGCCCGCTTCCAGGAGATAGAACTTCCCGCGATCTTCCCTCACATTTATCTGCGTGTCCGGCGTCACCACCGTGCGGCCCT
The sequence above is drawn from the Syntrophorhabdaceae bacterium genome and encodes:
- the flgM gene encoding flagellar biosynthesis anti-sigma factor FlgM yields the protein MKIQNGNKPDLLDSLVKTAQVKPQQKDVSVNQRKDQGDSYDKVEISSRNQEINRLAEKAKTQSVVREERVEELRTSIEDGTYNARGKIVAGSILKNNILDELL